One window of Gloeothece citriformis PCC 7424 genomic DNA carries:
- a CDS encoding DEAD/DEAH box helicase family protein, giving the protein MSFDFNKFLTSTSAKRHVDPVDLFQSLKVIDPKVNDLWLAQGDALRLWHAIRDHEDVAIVLNTGAGKTMIGVITAQSLVNETNDHVLYVCSSIQLVEQTAKKAEGYGLKVTTYYRSDFSNTLYQRGQAPCVTTYHALLNGKSRFLQDLPSAIIFDDAHTVEHLLRDAFSIKIRRETFPKAFSQIVELFRRYYRLIRSGVGYEETKKQRNGNNYWFVPPFALYEQYHELERILLDADLDEELETLFSWEHLKNYLDICALFISGQEIVLTPPVIPVSTIPYFQKGIRRLYLSATLTAGDKFMRTFGRVPEIVTPKTTAGECERLILIPSMHSDCLDDVAIAKSIIREQKALILVPSYRREAIWSDVLTMREKDNITEKIETFKTAETPEKMSLVSRYDGIDFPDKDCRVMVIDDLPSSLNPLEKFFWEKLGLAKYLRSAISSRIIQAFGRISRGMSDYGVVIITSQKLRDWLLEPKNRATLPLFLVQQLELGMNISEDTHPSELEKLASRCLKRNPDWLNLYNKQIQKSNSDVESTTDPQALRISQTEFEFGQALWRRDYEGAARCLSQSLEETFEASANTAAWHLLWLGYCFERLGQKKEAYEAYQRAHNIAHNIPPLHLQDWSNLTPELPNQVLEVARYLYSDPLVMQQSVPKTFDLDLAVLDGTGSPDQIEESLRLLGQYLGLMSTRPEKEFGTGPDVFWDGGVGTALCLEVKSDKQSRSSYIKKDLGQLRDHQQWVRNHSEAKTIYTAFVGLLLPPSLSSNPDPDMDVIELKEFKAIAQRLRAALEDICTQALPSTLPQKIFEVFKQRDLLWPELYRNMEKSKLQELGEKH; this is encoded by the coding sequence ATGTCCTTCGACTTTAACAAGTTTTTAACTTCTACCTCCGCTAAACGTCACGTTGATCCTGTCGATCTTTTCCAGAGTCTAAAGGTAATCGACCCCAAAGTAAATGACTTATGGCTGGCTCAGGGAGATGCTCTACGGCTCTGGCACGCTATACGAGATCATGAAGATGTGGCGATCGTTCTCAATACGGGAGCGGGAAAAACAATGATAGGAGTGATCACCGCACAATCTCTCGTCAATGAAACGAATGATCACGTTCTCTACGTATGCAGTTCGATCCAACTGGTGGAACAAACCGCCAAAAAAGCCGAAGGTTACGGACTCAAAGTTACGACTTATTACCGGAGTGATTTTAGCAATACACTCTACCAACGAGGGCAAGCTCCCTGTGTGACCACCTATCATGCCCTTTTAAATGGGAAATCTCGCTTTTTACAAGATCTCCCATCTGCGATCATCTTTGATGATGCTCATACCGTCGAACATCTCCTGCGAGATGCCTTCAGCATCAAGATTAGACGAGAAACATTTCCCAAAGCCTTTTCACAGATAGTAGAACTTTTTCGCCGCTATTACAGGCTGATTCGCTCAGGGGTAGGTTATGAAGAAACTAAAAAACAAAGAAACGGCAATAATTATTGGTTTGTACCCCCTTTTGCCCTCTACGAACAATATCATGAATTAGAAAGGATTTTACTCGATGCCGATCTCGATGAGGAACTCGAAACCCTGTTTTCTTGGGAGCATCTGAAGAATTATCTCGATATCTGCGCCCTGTTCATTTCAGGTCAGGAAATTGTCCTAACGCCCCCCGTCATTCCGGTTAGTACCATTCCTTACTTTCAAAAAGGTATCCGTCGGCTTTATCTTTCAGCCACTCTCACGGCGGGGGATAAATTTATGAGAACTTTTGGCCGAGTACCGGAGATCGTTACTCCGAAAACCACTGCCGGGGAGTGTGAGAGATTGATCCTCATCCCCTCGATGCACTCAGATTGTCTCGATGATGTCGCCATCGCTAAAAGTATTATTCGAGAACAAAAAGCTTTAATTTTAGTGCCTTCTTATCGTCGAGAAGCAATTTGGTCTGATGTGCTGACCATGCGTGAAAAAGATAATATTACCGAGAAAATTGAAACGTTTAAAACAGCCGAAACTCCCGAAAAAATGTCATTAGTCAGTCGCTATGATGGGATCGATTTTCCTGATAAGGATTGTCGCGTCATGGTCATCGACGATCTTCCCTCCAGTCTCAATCCTCTAGAAAAATTCTTTTGGGAAAAACTCGGTTTAGCTAAGTATTTACGCTCGGCGATTTCCTCTCGAATCATTCAGGCATTTGGTCGAATTTCTAGAGGAATGAGCGACTATGGGGTGGTGATTATTACTAGCCAAAAACTGCGAGATTGGCTACTTGAGCCGAAAAATCGGGCGACTTTACCTTTATTTTTGGTTCAACAACTAGAATTAGGGATGAATATTTCCGAAGATACCCATCCCTCAGAACTTGAAAAACTTGCTTCTCGCTGCCTCAAGCGAAATCCCGACTGGCTTAATCTTTACAACAAACAAATTCAAAAATCTAATTCAGATGTGGAATCCACCACCGATCCGCAAGCTCTCAGGATTTCTCAGACCGAATTCGAGTTTGGTCAAGCTTTGTGGCGACGGGATTATGAAGGGGCGGCTAGATGTCTGTCACAGTCTTTAGAAGAAACTTTTGAAGCCAGTGCCAATACCGCCGCGTGGCATCTTCTTTGGCTAGGTTATTGCTTTGAGCGGCTTGGGCAGAAGAAGGAGGCTTATGAGGCTTACCAAAGGGCGCATAACATCGCCCACAATATTCCCCCTTTGCACCTTCAAGATTGGTCAAATCTCACGCCGGAATTACCCAATCAAGTGCTAGAGGTAGCCCGATATTTGTACAGCGACCCTTTAGTTATGCAACAGTCCGTTCCGAAAACTTTCGATCTCGATCTGGCTGTTCTCGATGGTACAGGCTCACCCGACCAAATTGAGGAATCCCTACGACTGTTAGGACAATATTTAGGTCTAATGTCGACTCGCCCGGAAAAAGAATTTGGAACCGGCCCTGACGTTTTTTGGGATGGAGGGGTGGGAACTGCTTTATGTTTAGAAGTTAAATCAGATAAGCAGTCTAGGTCTTCCTATATTAAAAAAGATTTAGGACAGTTGAGAGATCATCAGCAATGGGTCAGAAATCATTCTGAAGCTAAGACTATCTATACAGCTTTTGTGGGTTTATTACTTCCTCCGTCGTTAAGTTCCAATCCTGACCCCGATATGGATGTTATCGAGTTGAAGGAATTTAAAGCGATCGCGCAAAGGTTGAGGGCAGCACTAGAAGATATCTGTACCCAGGCTTTACCATCCACCTTACCCCAGAAGATTTTTGAGGTGTTCAAGCAAAGAGATCTACTTTGGCCAGAGCTTTATCGAAATATGGAGAAATCTAAGCTTCAGGAACTTGGTGAAAAGCACTAA
- a CDS encoding helix-turn-helix transcriptional regulator: MSHRLERLLKIDQLLRSSQRITQGILAQHLEVKERTVRDDLHFLRDRYHAPLEFNKQKGWFYTDSNWRLPSISLSQGELFALTLGARMLEAYAGSAYEKELRSSIEQLSKRLPEKSWVNLQQLADERIIFRSGAEMLNLNSEIFQQLVEAFNTSRRVWIHYYAATRNEESERVVDPYFLDIYRGSNPYLIGFCHKRQAIRDFRIDRIKKLRLLDEKFQRDPNFDAKAYLEKRFQHEGGEKLFSVAIWFDKLSAPFIRERRWHVTQEITEHPDTSLTLHLVTAGLNDLKRWVLGYGKGAKVLEPPELVTLVIDEIQQMSKIYQI, from the coding sequence ATGTCACACCGTCTGGAGCGATTACTGAAAATCGATCAATTGCTGCGTTCAAGTCAGCGAATTACACAAGGAATATTAGCCCAACATCTCGAAGTTAAAGAAAGAACTGTTCGAGATGATTTGCATTTCCTTCGAGATCGCTATCATGCTCCTTTAGAGTTTAATAAGCAAAAAGGATGGTTTTATACCGATTCTAATTGGCGTTTGCCCAGTATTTCTCTAAGTCAGGGGGAATTATTTGCTCTGACTTTAGGGGCGAGAATGTTGGAGGCTTATGCTGGATCAGCCTACGAAAAAGAACTCCGTTCCTCAATTGAACAATTATCTAAGCGACTGCCTGAAAAAAGTTGGGTTAATTTGCAGCAATTAGCAGATGAGCGCATTATTTTTCGCTCAGGAGCCGAAATGCTCAATCTTAATTCAGAAATTTTTCAACAGTTAGTAGAAGCTTTCAACACCTCTCGACGGGTTTGGATTCACTATTACGCTGCTACTCGAAATGAAGAATCCGAACGGGTGGTCGATCCTTACTTTTTAGATATTTATCGAGGAAGTAATCCTTACTTAATTGGATTTTGTCATAAACGTCAGGCTATACGGGACTTTCGGATCGATCGCATTAAAAAGTTACGATTACTTGATGAAAAATTTCAACGAGATCCTAACTTTGATGCTAAAGCCTATCTGGAAAAACGATTTCAACACGAAGGGGGAGAAAAATTATTTTCTGTTGCTATTTGGTTTGATAAATTATCTGCGCCTTTTATCCGTGAAAGACGCTGGCACGTTACTCAAGAAATAACAGAACATCCGGATACTTCATTAACTCTGCATTTAGTAACGGCAGGGTTAAACGATTTAAAACGATGGGTTTTAGGGTATGGAAAAGGGGCGAAGGTTTTAGAACCACCAGAGCTAGTCACTCTAGTAATCGATGAAATTCAACAGATGTCAAAAATTTATCAAATTTAA